From the Pseudomonas sp. VD-NE ins genome, the window TCGTTGCAAGGACGGCTCGATCAACCTGTTCCGCCCGGACCAGAACGCCCTGCGCATGCAACGCAGCTGCGCGCGTCTGCTGATGCCGACGGTCGACACCGAGCAGTTCATCGAAGCGTGCAAAGCCGTGGTTCGCGCCAACGAGCGCTTCATTCCGCCATACGGCACCGGCGGCGCGCTGTACCTGCGTCCGTTCGTGATCGGCGTCGGTGACAACATCGGCGTGCGCACTGCACCCGAGTTCATCTTCTCGATCTTCTGCATCCCGGTCGGCGCCTACTTCAAGGGCGGCCTGACCCCACACAACTTCCAGATCTCCAGCTACGACCGCGCCGCCCCACAAGGCACCGGCGCAGCCAAGGTCGGCGGCAACTACGCGGCCAGCCTGATGCCGGGCTCGAAAGCGAAGAAAGCCAACTTCGCTGACGCGATCTACCTGGACCCGATGACCCACACCAAGATCGAGGAAGTCGGTTCGGCCAACTTCTTCGGGATCACCCACGACAACAAGTTCATCACCCCGAACTCGCCGTCGGTTCTGCCAGGCATCACCCGCCTGTCGTTGATTGAACTGGCGAAATCGCGTCTGGGCCTGGAAGTGGTTGAAGGCGATGTACTGATCGACAAGCTGTCGGACTTCAAGGAAGCCGGCGCTTGCGGTACTGCTGCGGTGATCACCCCGATCGGTGGTATCAGCTACAACGACCATCTGCATGTGTTCCACAGCGAAACCGAAGTGGGTCCTGTGACCCAGAAGCTCTACAAAGAGCTGACTGGCGTGCAGACCGGCGACATCGAAGCGCCAGCGGGCTGGATCGTCAAGGTTTGATCTGACGGGTGTTGATGTAGAAAAGCCCTCCACCGAGTGATTGGTGGGGGGCTTTTTTATGGGGTTTGGCGCAGCATTTGTGGCGTGCTTGAGATTCTTTCCCCCTCACCCCAA encodes:
- a CDS encoding branched-chain amino acid aminotransferase — its product is MGNESINWDKLGFDYIKTDKRYLSYFRDGEWDKGTLTEDNVLHISEGSTALHYGQQCFEGMKAYRCKDGSINLFRPDQNALRMQRSCARLLMPTVDTEQFIEACKAVVRANERFIPPYGTGGALYLRPFVIGVGDNIGVRTAPEFIFSIFCIPVGAYFKGGLTPHNFQISSYDRAAPQGTGAAKVGGNYAASLMPGSKAKKANFADAIYLDPMTHTKIEEVGSANFFGITHDNKFITPNSPSVLPGITRLSLIELAKSRLGLEVVEGDVLIDKLSDFKEAGACGTAAVITPIGGISYNDHLHVFHSETEVGPVTQKLYKELTGVQTGDIEAPAGWIVKV